tatatatatatatatatatatatatatatatatatatatatatatacattatttaaacatttttgtttctgtatttgtatgcatgtgaacggagcttaatgaaaagaacttatggcgttgagttatattctcagtatatcgatattaaattgagacataatgactttaaaatagacatttgttttacataattactctacattaaggctattgtacagttcattttagtgcagTTGATggcgaagcactggctgccttttttcctctcattttgCTTCGGTTTAACAGGTGCCATAACTGGCGCAAgacgctctctccacccttagtaatgcccgccgtgcggcacgccgctagtcacgtgacgtctaGTCCATATCTATATTTCCATGGCGCATAGACCCAATCGCGATGACATCACGTGATGATGTCACACGGCGGGCGGTGCCACATTGGTAGGCAGAAAACGTAATGCAGCCACTGACTGTGTGCACTCGGTGATCCATCACATGTTGACACGTGAAAAAACCACATCACATCCAGGTGGATGACAATCCATTTAAAATTTTTCACTTTGCAGCATTTAGTCTCAAGGATcagatgtggtttggctcagaattgtgTCCAGTACAGGTAGTGGATGAATCACATGAGCTCACTGTGTTccaatagaaatcgatggttccaacacatcacattaaaaacaaacctccccttctgtactttcttttttcctttcgttttctctgtgcagctccacatttaggtgataagctgtgactgaagttattatgagggctgcaaactaaaaatctgatttttggttcattTGAAATCAAACAACACGCGCAAAAGTTGGACTCACCggcgtcaaaatgactgtaagccgcagaagaaataaaaccagcgaGAATAAACACAGAGGCTactgtccaggaacccagggttcggttctagctggtctggtggtagtaacgtgttactctaaccacttttttttcgtAATGAacaatctaatgcgttaatctttccaaatcagtaatcagattaaagttacttctacaagtcactgtgcattactattatttttgcattgtgggtcgatagcagcattaaacttggtctatgggcaggggttcgactgaactgcccactttaagcgagctgtgagcttttcatccgcggttttctgcagcagctacaactcgtcgtcacctcttaaagcgcggtgacaacagcacacctgcactgagctttacaaagacatgtttacgctttttttctccttttatttAGAATTCTTTAGAATTATTTACAATTCGCTGTCAGTCAAAGAGACCACGCCCCTAAcatttacagaactttatggtttaaaatgtcttaaactaagaagcaAGAACAAAATTTATCCCCgtccagttgtcatggaggaaacTATGTATAGcgaccaaaacagtttttgtcCCAGGCTGtggacatgtttatttctgctctaaagttggacattttaacatgaactTGAAGGGGAAGCTGCTCTGTTCTGGAGCCTCAAGTGGACAGTGGAGGAACTGTTAGGAGGGTCAGTGTCTCTGCTTGGACCAAAGCTccgtcctcctcctcctgctgcacgGAGCAGACTACAGAGACAAACACTGTGACGTGCACAAGGTTATTCTGTGGTTCTGCTGCCAGAAATCTGACAAAAATTAACAACTTCCTGCAGATTAAATATTTTCTTGAATTCAAAGTTTTTCTGTCAGCAGAGTTTGTCACGtgacacagaggaatgttgggagATCCTGTGTGGCATCACGTTGTGTCTGTGTGAAGGTGTGGACTCTGCTATGGATCAGTGTGAGGACGCAGAGGACGGACCCTTGAAAACCGGTCTGTGTGGGGACCATGGGATCCAGATCAAAGCTCAGAGGTGAGACCAGGATCTGAAACTGTGACTGTTGACCAGGTCAGAGGTCAGCGCTCTCATCGCCCTGCCATCATTGTTCACGCGCAGCGCTATTTCTCAGAGCGCAGTGGAGACACAGCAATTCATTAAttatgttgtgcatttttttcccctcagtatTTTGAAGGGGTGGTGTCATTGCGCCCTCTAGTGACCACCTGCCACTGCTTTCAAACATTATTGATCATGTTTTCTAATGTTTGAttgtgtttctgctgtttttctgtCAGTGTCCATCAGAGTCCAGACTCGTCTGAACCTGAACACAGCTGTGTGTCCCTGAAGAGTGACAACTCTAAAGACACTGTCCTTGATTTTAAACGGAGGTATTTATATGATGGATAGTAAAGTAAACTGTAACCTGCTGTATATATATTTAGAGTTATTTgtactttcagacattattgatgATGTTTTCTGATCTTTAATAAATTGTTGGTGCTGTTTGCCTTTCAGTGTGGCTCAGAGTCTAGACTCGTCTGGACCTGGACCCAGCTGTGTGTCCCTGAACAGTGACTGGTCCATGGATAGTCTTCCTCTTTTTAAAGGACAGCGTCTCTCTGCTGGACAGACGTGAGCTCTGACTGACACTAAGATGTTTCTGTCCTCATGATGTCTCTGTAATCTGCTGAATCTCAGTCTGTGGTGCGGCTCCTTATTGTTTCTCAGTGTGCATCATCGGATGTCCGATAATCTATACGTATCGTTATATCAATGCATTATGTGCTTAATACCgtttttagaaattttatttaaatatctGTATAAATTGTAGCAtgtggtgttggtgtgtaacTATTTTTTTGAAATACTTCAATTATACTGCTAAATATGTGTTGTAATATGTTTACTTTTTGTTGTATATTTTaatcttttctttgcctttatctCAAATTGACATCACACACCACATGTTTCTTCATAAGACTATCAACCCCAAGACTCTTAATTGTCACCCTCATTTTCATAGTGCAGAGACCTCATTTTAAAGCTGTAATCCCAAATAGACCCAGTTATGTCCGAGCTCCGACATTGTTTAGGGCCCCTTGAACACATAgtacaaagtgcacacttagtgcgcatgacgcaggaatcgtgtgcaaaccgtggaatgtcgtccctgcctccaacgccttgcacagcacacacttaaagacaaagtgtgtgctgtgagaacccattgcaccctctcgcggcaggtgccggccaaattccaggtgacacacacaaacatctaacactgtttggatggcacttagaaaatgtgtggccagtcgcactcttggcacgataacagactgcagacaatcactttcatactcgcagagaaatttgtctcacttgagtgtggctttggtctgtgcaccGAGATGACAAGAGGTGTGTCCtcctgaagcggctgtggaaagctgtgaatctggacatcccagctggactccACGtactgtttggatggacatggacaaacaactgaccactgtgacgcacgtgtgtctgtttgctgttatcaagtggacataaataaaaacatatatcactgtggcgacgtgcTACAGCGAGTGAGcatgcacacatggacaggctgctcccgagttgaaacggaccatcggATCAGAACATGCAGGTGTCCTGCGGTgcgtcgtccacaagacacgcgagCGCGGCTGGTTGGAGAcgtgccagtagatgtggacatgaatgagatgagtaaactgcttctcattcatgtcatttcatgactgtatgtctgtgaccatgagtcatttacagaggaaaagAACGGATCGtacttgtattgctcgcttgatatatggtgtgtgattttaaatttttttttttttttttgtaatacttccatgtccttccaggggagagttactgtaccaagatcttgttcatgagtggaggTACTGTTCACTGGAGTGTGAAATCAGTCGATTGTTTTGGGCTGCGTCCAATGTTTTACCAACTCTGTACCGGACcacagagctgagccagaaggccagACTctcgatttacactcctatcctcacttaCACTCATGAGCCTTCCTCTCTCGGGTATCTGGGCCTATGTTCTTGGACAGTGTGAGAAGCTCAATGATCTGGGAGGGGCTCTGAGTAGAGCCattgcttcttcacatcgaacaGAGGCAacagaggtggttcaggcatctggtgaggcgaTCCCAGTCATGTTCGTcaagaggtcttccaggcatgtccaacttggAGAAGACACCAGGGAAGGCCAAGGACACCTGGAGGGGTGATATTTTGCAGCTGGCTCGGGAGTATCTTGGGTTCCCACAGAAATAGTTGGAggatttggctgaggataggaCAGTGTGGTTTGACCTGCTTGGTCGACTGTCACCGTGACTTGGACCTGGatcagtggcagaaaatgaatgaatgaattaatctcACTTGCGTTCTACAGAAAAGTTCAGTTAACATATTTTTATGTGACTCATCAGTTCCACTTAGTGCAGAATTGTAGTAAAACTAAGGCACAGAGTGATTCTGATGAAacgttttagttgttaaaaatattttgtttttatttttcatagaaGTATTTGTGTTGTTGTTATTACTGCACAGTTTATACAACAAGAAGGGAGCTCTCAGTGCTTGCATCAGCATGTCGTTATTAATTGCACTCAGTGCTCTGCTCCCGCTCTGTCTGTATATCTGTTTATTTGTCtatctatatacacacacacagtcatctgTTTGAGACAAATAGTGTATTTAATGATGACTGTGTGTAACTGCTGTAAACTGTTCAGGTGGCCCTTCAGAGTGTGTTATTATAACTCTGTTAGTCTCTATTGGATCACGTCTGATGGAGTTGAAACATTGAAATCTTTTTAAAAGTCACTTTTTGATAAAGCAAGTTTGAAGTTGTCCGTCTGCATCCTGCTAACCAACCGCTTGTTTTAAATTCAGCCTGTGAGACTTTGATTCAAAGCTTTGATTTAAAGCTTCAAATATTCCAGAGGGCATCGCGCTACAATCATTGTTTTGAATTGTGATGTCAGTGTGACATTACTTGGCATCTTGCATTATCAGTGGCTTAGTTAGTCTGCAGTCTGCTTCTTGTCAATTCTACGTACAAAAACCTTCAGTTTAAAGCTTTGAAGCGCACTTTGAGGATTCCAAAGACTGCTTTGTGTTGATCTTTGCTTCGAATGATGTCGTGTGATGATCACAAAAGTGCACAGACAAAGTAAGACAAAAGTATCTTGAAGTTTGACTTGGAACACAAAGGCCATGATGATCATCGGCGTaccaataacactatgtaacaaatttttatttttgttttgttcctgggtacacagtgtgttttccgaACCTGTTGtgacttaaataaatagaaaatagctgttattccacagaaactttgcttctgtgatcaggacaatgatatattgaaatttgtctgttttcaagaatattctcgattcaccttcactactactgagcagtcttctagaatattctttaactgctagaactgtccagaattttctagaagtttccagaattatctagaaatttcaagaaacttttagaactttctagaacgttaaaaaaaaataaaatcaaagtttgtgctgaatgtagtcatttttccatagactttagacttgttacatagtgtaatttttCCATCAAGAGTGACGTCGGGTGAGTGAAACTGCTGCACTATGTGTGAGGATTATAAAATTTATATTAAAACATACATGAAAATCTTTCTGTTAGAGctgcgtctgttgtgtgggccgctgaagaggaggtactgctggcccaacaccaccagagggcgccctgcttgaagtgcgggctccaagcacgagagggcgccagacccagaagaagtgacagctgtcactcatcctctgcaccagctgtcactcgtttatcaccaccataaaagccggactgcaactccatctccccgccgagaaatcgactaccagtaccaaggtaactttctctgctgaattattgattgtctaacattgttctgtgtgcagtcgcattcctgtgaagacccagaagagggacaaacaggagctgcacgagtgtgtgtgatttggaggtggaggtgctccttcctaacggtgtctggactgtaaattactgagtgtgcggactcacactcacacatcatatttctgctttctgccagcagtaccagggtcgacagtcgaagacagaggccacctggggactcgggacttggcggctctggtgttcttcaggccgttggtggtggaagccgtgtgggacgcggcttctctctcgttgggcgtcttctatcttcgagcctgcccacacatcacctggtgtttattgactgtgaaaattacgacacgtttcgttgtgtattatcacaacattaaattgttaccttttggcttactcattgtccgttcatttgcgccccctgttgtgggtccgtgctacgacaccttcccaacaggatttctcggccatcgtcatggactccgaggggcgtcaactcaagcttgaatggccaatggaagagccaggagcgcaggcgtcagcgggaggcgggttgagtgagctgcagcagatcttaaccgtcttcaaggcccggttggaattagtgaccgagcagagtgtcctccttaatcgaagggtggaggctctcaccgccagggtggaagcgcgcgatcagggcgctgctgcagccactcctctggctggtcctgggcctgtatcagatgttccactggtcattcaacgaacccccccaccgtcccctgaagcatacataagccctccggaaccgtacgggggctgtgtcgagacgtgcgcggacttcctcatgcagtgttcgctcgtcttttcacagcgccccgtcatgtacgcatcagacgctagccgggtagcttatgttattaatctgcttcgaggagaggcacgcgcatgggctacggcgctttgggagcagaattcacggctcctaacgtcttatactgggttcgtacgggaattcaaacaagtgtttgatcatcccaacagaggcgagaccgcttcgaacgtgctgctgtcgatgagacaggggcgccgtagcgcagccgagtatgcagtcgacttccgcatcgcggcagcgaggtccggctggaataacgttgcgctccgcgccgcctttgtaaatggactgtccccggtccttaaggagcacctactggccaaggaggaaccgcgggaatttgacgggctgatcgatttggttatacgcttagacaaccgtttaagcgagcatcgtcgggagcaggccgggaggcgtgaccgggcacgagccgtccctcccccttccggttccgacaaggtggcgtcgtccccacgcttcactgccagagagctccgtgtggctacggctccccctgctgaggaggctagggacacgagcagggccaaattaaaatcacaaatcagacaaaggaggctggcccgcggggagtgttttgtctgcggctcttgcgagcacatgcagaaggactgccctaaaacggtcaaactacaacgcccgtccttagaaactgggctaagggtgggtcataacacgcacgcgggaaaaccccgcaaatctgcacgaatcccagttacaatcctttgtggggatttaacccttcatgccccagcactgatagacacggggtctgaagggaatctgctggacagcagatgggtaaaggaagtagggctccctctggtggctctgccggcaccattgcaggtgcgagcactagatggcaccctgcttccattaatcacacatcagacacaaccagtgactttggttgtgtctgggaatcacagggaggagatagtgttccatgtaacaccttctacctcccgagtgattttgggctttccatggatggtgaagcacaatccccggattgattggccgtctggggttgtgacgcagtggagcgaaacctgccaccgggagtgcttaggatcctcggttcctcccggcactacggctaatgaggaggtcaaagttccccccaatctatcggcggtgccaaaggagtaccacgatcttgctgatgttttcagcaaagatctggcactcactcttcccccgcaccgaccgtatgattgtgccatcgatttggtcccggacgctgagtacccgtccagtaggttgtacaacctctcacatccggaacgcgaatcaatggagacctacatccgggactccttagctgccgggctgatccgaaactccacctccccgatgggtgctggtttcttttttgtgggcaagaaagacggcggactccgtccatgcattgattacagagggctgaacgagatcacggttcacaaccgatacccgttacctctgttggattcagtgttcacgcccctgcatggagcccaaattttcacaaaattggatcttagaaacgcgtaccacctggttcggatccggaagggagacgaatggaagacggcattcaacaccccgttaggtcattttgagtacctggtcatgccgttcggcctcactaacgcccccgcgacgttccaagctttggtaaatgacgtcttgcgggacttcctgcatcggttcgtcttcgtatatctggacgatatattcatcttttccccggaccctgagacccatgtccagcatgtacgtcaggtcctacagcggttgttggagaaccggctgtttgtgaagggcgagaagtgcgagttccaccgcacttctttgtccttcctggggttcatcatctcctccaactccgtcgcccctgatccggctaaggttgcggcggtgagagattggccccaaccaacaagccgcaggaaactacagcagttcctaggctttgcaaatttctacaggaggttcattaaaggttacagtcaggtagttagccccctgactgccctgacctccaccaaggtccccttcgcctggtcggatcggtgcgaagccgcgttccaggagttgaaacaccggttctcgactgcaccagttctggtgcagcctgatcctgatcgccagtacatagtagaagtggacgcctctgactcagggataggagccgtgctgtcccagagcgtggaggctgataaagtcctccatccttgtgccttttattcccgcaggttgaccccagctgaacggaactatgatgtcggcaatcgggaacttcttgcggtgaaggaggctcttgaagagtggagacacctgctggagggggcatcgttgcccttcacggttttcacggaccatcggaacctggagtacatccggaccgccaagcggctgaaccccaggcaagcacgctggtctctgttcttcgggcgctttgacttccagatcacgtatcgccccgggaccaagaaccaaaaaccagatgcattgtcccgggtgcacgaagaagaagccaaagcggggctgtcgaaccccaccgagaccatcatccccgagtccactgtcgtggccaccctcacctgggacgtggagaagaccgtccgggaggccctgacaaggagcccggacccggggactggccccaagaacagactgtacgtcccaccagaggcaagagctgccgtattggacttctgtcacgggtccaagctctcctgtcatcccggagtgcgtaggaccgtggcagtagtccagcagcgcttctggtgggcgtccctggaaaccgacgtccgggactatgtccaggcctgtaccatctgcgccaggggcaaggcagaccatcggaggacgacgggactcctccagcccctgccagtgcctcatcgcccctggtctcacatcggcctggacttcatcacgggcctcccgccgtcccagggcaacaccgttattctcacaatagtggaccggttctccaaggcggcccacttcgtggccctcccgaagctcccgacagcccaggaaacggcagaccttctggtccaccacgtcatgcggctgcatgggataccatcggacattgtatcagatcgtggtccccagttctcttcgcaggtgtggaagagtttctgtaaggagctgggggccaccgtgagtctctcgtccgggtaccacccccagaccaacggccaggcagagcgggctaaccaggagttagaacaggcccttcgctgcgtcacctccgcgcacccggcggcctggagtcaccatctggcctggatcgagtatgcccataacagccaagtctcgtctgctaccggcctctccccttttgaggcatgtttggggttccagcccccattgttcccgctggtggagggagaggtcggtgtgccctcggtccaggcccacctcaggaggtgccgccgggtctggcggaccacccgctctgccctgttaaaggcccggacgagggccaagacccatgcggaccgccgacgttccccggcccccacataccagcccgggcaggaggtgtggctctcgaccaaggacatccctttgtgtgtcgactccccaaagttgaaagacagattcattggaccctttaagatcctcaagatcatcaacccggccgcagtgaagcttcaactcccggcttcactgcggattcaccctgtctttcatgtctcccgtctcaaaccacaccacacctcacccctctgtactccgggacctacgccgcctcctgcccggctcatcgacggggagcctgcctggacagtccgcaggctcctggacgtccgtcgtaagggccggggtttccaatatctggtggactgggaggggtatggacctgaagaacgctcctgggtgaagaggagcttcatcctggacccggccctcctggccgagttctacgcaagacatccggacaagcctggtcagacgccaggaggcgcccgttgaggggggggtcctgttgtgtgggccgctgaagaggacgtactgctggcccaacaccaccagagggcgccctgcttggagtgcgggctccaagcacgagagggcgccagacccagaagaagtgacagctgtcactcatcctctgcaccagctgtcactcgtttatcaccaccataaaagccggactgcaactccacctccccgccgagaaatcgactaccagtaccaaggtaactttctctgctgaattattgattgtctaacattgttctgtgtgcagtcgcattcctgtgaagacccagaagagggacaaacaggagctgcacgagtgtgtatgatttggaggtggaggtgctccctcctaacggtgtctggactgtaaattactgagtgtgcggactcacactcacacatcatatttctgctttctgccagcagtaccagggtcgacagtcgaagacagaggccacctggggactcgggacttggcggctccggtgttcttcaggccgttggtggtggaagccgtgtgggacgcggcttctctctcgtcgggcgtcttctatctttgagcctgcccacacatcacctggtgtttattgactgtgaaaattacgacacgtttcgttgtgtattatcacaacattaaattgttaccttttggcttactcattgtccgttcatttgcgccccctgttgtgggtccgtgctacgacaccttcccaacagcgtCCCTGAGGGACAGACTGAAGGTCATATTAGAACTCAGCCTCAAGTCACATGATTATGGACAAGCGGAAACATTTTAATGAACGGTGACACAAACAGGAAGTGGACTTAACTCTCACTAAAATGAAAAACTGAAATGGTGTTGGAACACATTTAAATTCACACTAACAGATTCTGACTCTGAACAAACCAGACTTATTTCTAATTCATTCATTATGTTATAAATTTTATTTAACTCAGTATTTTGAGGGGGTGGTGTCATATCGCTCTCTAGTGACCAGCTGCCACTGCTTTCAAACATTATTGATGATCATGTTTTCTGATCTTTAGTTGTGTTTGTGCTGTTTTTCTGTCAGGATCCATCAGAGTCTAGATTCTTCTGGACCTGAACCCAGCTGTGTGTCCCTGAACAGTGACTGGTCCATGGATAATCCTCCTCTTTTTAAAGAACAGCGTCCCTCTGCTGGACAGACGTGAGCTCTGACTGACACTAACATGTTTCtgtctttatgatgtcatgatAATTTATCCTCTGAATTTCATCATAAACAGGAGTTttcattgattaattaattagtaagtaGAATCCACTTTGAAGATGCGATTGTTTGGTTGGAGGACTTGcacacatggacacagccggTTACCAGAGTCCACAGGAGGAGGTTTTTGATATCTGTGGATCCTTTGAATGTCTTCAAGTCTTAGTGTATGGCCTGATTAAAATTCCATGCTGTATCagggtgaccttttttttttgttttgtttttttaatctggttCTGTGATTTGTTGAATCACCATCTGCTGCCTCCATAAAAATCTGATCATGATTGACTGATCATTcccttattacctccgccaaggaggttatgttttcggttgcgtttgtttgtttgtctgtttgtcagcaggataactcaatacgttttgaacggattttgatgaaattttgtggagtggttggaaatgacaagaggaacaagtgattaaattttagtggtg
The Thalassophryne amazonica chromosome 7, fThaAma1.1, whole genome shotgun sequence genome window above contains:
- the LOC117513729 gene encoding uncharacterized protein LOC117513729 isoform X2, with translation MDQCEDAEDGPLKTGLCGDHGIQIKAQSVHQSPDSSEPEHSCVSLKSDNSKDTVLDFKRSVAQSLDSSGPGPSCVSLNSDWSMDSLPLFKGQRLSAGQTIHQSLDSSGPEPSCVSLNSDWSMDNPPLFKEQRPSAGQTVKQQSSEVLRVPSAQQHQKRLNHMFTVC
- the LOC117513729 gene encoding uncharacterized protein LOC117513729 isoform X1, yielding MDQCEDAEDGPLKTGLCGDHGIQIKAQSVHQSPDSSEPEHSCVSLKSDNSKDTVLDFKRSVAQSLDSSGPGPSCVSLNSDWSMDSLPLFKGQRLSAGQTIHQSLDSSGPEPSCVSLNSDWSMDNPPLFKEQRPSAGQTIHQSLDSSGPEPSCVSLNSDWSMDNPPLFKGQCPSAGQTVKQQSSEVLRVPSAQQHQKRLNHMFTVC